AATACTTTCAGTAATCCCACTTTGGCTTCCATCATCAATTACAGTAATGTCATTACTATATGGCACTTTATTATCGCCAACCATAACATACGCCGTCCCGTCTGATACAAAAGCACTGTCGACCTTGCCGGCAACAGTGGTCGTATTCCCGTCGTCATCTTTAAGTTCAGTATAGATGTATTTCCCGACAAGATCATACGCCTGATTTTGGGAAATGGACGTATTCATCGACATTAATTGCTCCAAAGAACTGAACTGAGCCATTTGCGCAATAAAATCGGTATCATCCATGGGGTTTAATGGATCCTGATTTTGAAGCTGAGCAACCAAAATTTGAAGGAATTCATCCTTGCCGAGTGTTTTAGTCACTTTTCTAGTATCTGTATTACTTGTATCTGATGAAGCAACACCTGATGCAGAATTAACAGACATATCTATCACTCCTTTATGCTAAGCAATCTAATGTATTGCTGCTGTATTCCGATAAATATTTAAAATCATTTACTAACTTTTCCGGGTCACTATTCTCATTTTTTAGTGCATAACGGTTTGCTTCATGATGCTGTGGCTGGCCATCTTGTGCCGAACCATTTCCAAGCTGTGTTTGCACCCCGGAATCATATACAACATCAACCTTAGAAACTTCAATTCCCTTGCTGCTAAGAGAGTCTGATAACTGCGACATATTTAAAAGCAGCAATTCCTGTGTTTTCACTTGGTCTGTTTTTATCTGAGCAATAAGCCCTTCTTTTGTATGGGTAAGTTTTACTTCAACTTGCCCCAGATCATCAGGCTTAAGTTTAACACTTATCTCCTCTTTACCGTCCTTGACAGTTGTTGCAAGCCTTTCAACAATCTGATCATACACTTTAACTTCAGGACTTTGAACGTTGTCAGGTTTAGTAGTATTTATCGATCGGTTTTCGATTTGAAATGTATTATTTATATTACTGTTAGTAAAATCATCACTAACATCTGTGGATTTATCAGCCTTTCCCAATTTGGAATCTTCATCTTTGTTGTCAAAAGAGTTTTCACTATTACTAAAATCCAACGTCTTTGACTTTACTGTATTAACTGAAGTAACAGTTACACCTGCAGAAGGCTGAGACCTTTTCGAAGCTGGGGCTTCTGTTTTATCCTGTTTAATTATAGAAACATCTTGATTAACAGCATTTTGCGTTATGTTCTGTATATCCTGATTTTTATTCGACTTGTTGCTAACAGCAGCGGGGGAACTGGAATTATCCGTTTCAGTCAAAACAGCGTTTTCATTTTCTAATGACTCATTGCTGTCAGTTTTTGAATTAACTTCAAGCGCTTTGTTAACTAAAGCAATTTGTAAAATATCTTTTATACTTTGTTTCAAATCTGCAATTTTTTCATCGTTGATTGCAGTCTGCAAAGGATCGGCGTCGCTTTCCTGTAGTTTAGTAATTTCAAGGTAATCTGAGATAAGCTGTTTGCCTTGCTCTTCGCTCAAAAGATTCGGTTTTTGATTTATAACATCAATAAGCGAACTCATATCAAACGTATCGTTGGCTGGATTTAAGATGCTGCTAAGTTCCTCTGAATTATTTGATGTGGAACTCATTAAACCAAGTTTTAAAAACAGGTCTTTTAAATCTTTTGAATTGCCGGATCTGCTAACTAAAGCTGAGATTAAAGACTGAACCGAAATATCGGATTCATTTTTATTTTGAATCAAATCAATATCTGTTGTCTGAGTGCACAAATTGGGAAAGCACGCTGCTATTAACGCTAATTCAGACCCATCTCCAAGTTTATTCTTTTTATCCTTATTTTCATCTTGAATAGACCCAAAAAGTGAAAGAAAGTCAGCTTTTTTATCGTCACTGGTCTCTTTATCTGTATTTAACGAATTTAGCATAGCAAGTATATTGGTAGCAACCGCGTTAACTGCATTCATATTATCACAACCAGTCTTTAGTAGAGTTTATTGTTTTATCATCGACGATAATAAAGCCGATGCAGTACTGGGGTCCATTTCAGCTAAAATAGCAGAAGATTTAGCTTGATTCATGTTGCTTAGTATCAGAGTAACCTGATTTTTATCCATAGCCTCAAGAATTTTGGCTGCTTGACCTGCTTCCATAGATTCATATATTTTTACTAGTTTCTGCATGTCTGCTGTCTTTTCATTGATTTGTGCTTCTTTATTGTCAAGCTCGGTGTTTTTAGCATCTAACTCACTTTTTTGACTATCTAACGATTGCTTTTGCTTATCGTTTTCAGCTTTTTCTTTTTCAAACTTAGCTTTTTCATCATTTAGTTTAGTTTCTTCTTCATTAATTGATTTCTCTTTAATTAATAAAATGTTATACTCATTTCTTCCGTGTTCAAGGACGGTAATAGTTTTGACGCGTAAATTGAACATGTTAAAATATAGCAAAGCAGCTCCGATTATAACAAGTATCAAATAAAAAACAGATATTCTTATTACTGCTTTTAATGGAGTTGCTTTTTTGTTTTCCTTTTTTTTACCTGGCTTTTTGCTCATGAAGCCTGTCCTCCGTTTTCATAGGCTTCAGCAGCATGAAAACCCATAAAATCACCAATTTCTCTTTCATATTCCTTCTGCATTTCATGTAAGTAAACATTATATTGCTGTTCTCTCAGTTTTTCGAGTGTTTCTCTCTCTTTTATAACTGTTATAAGCTGCTGCTGGCACAATTCTTTTTCTTTATATAACTTTGAAAGTTCTGTGAGCACTATTTCTGCTTTATCACTTAAAACTTTTTTATAATGCTCATAAGAAACAAGCCAAATTGCATTTGTTTTTTTTAAATGATTTTCAAAATCCAAGTCCAGATTATTAAGATCGTTTTGAATTTTTTTTAATTCCGTATTT
This genomic stretch from Bacillota bacterium harbors:
- a CDS encoding flagellar FliJ family protein, which produces MKKFKFSLESVLRIKLAREKQKKGELGEIEFRIINKNTELKKIQNDLNNLDLDFENHLKKTNAIWLVSYEHYKKVLSDKAEIVLTELSKLYKEKELCQQQLITVIKERETLEKLREQQYNVYLHEMQKEYEREIGDFMGFHAAEAYENGGQAS
- a CDS encoding flagellar hook capping FlgD N-terminal domain-containing protein, with amino-acid sequence MSVNSASGVASSDTSNTDTRKVTKTLGKDEFLQILVAQLQNQDPLNPMDDTDFIAQMAQFSSLEQLMSMNTSISQNQAYDLVGKYIYTELKDDDGNTTTVAGKVDSAFVSDGTAYVMVGDNKVPYSNDITVIDDGSQSGITESILQSSGLIGKKVSAIYTDDKGNSTTITGTVNKVSINNGEVLVTVDDKQVNLSCVTEITE
- a CDS encoding flagellar hook-length control protein FliK, which encodes MNAVNAVATNILAMLNSLNTDKETSDDKKADFLSLFGSIQDENKDKKNKLGDGSELALIAACFPNLCTQTTDIDLIQNKNESDISVQSLISALVSRSGNSKDLKDLFLKLGLMSSTSNNSEELSSILNPANDTFDMSSLIDVINQKPNLLSEEQGKQLISDYLEITKLQESDADPLQTAINDEKIADLKQSIKDILQIALVNKALEVNSKTDSNESLENENAVLTETDNSSSPAAVSNKSNKNQDIQNITQNAVNQDVSIIKQDKTEAPASKRSQPSAGVTVTSVNTVKSKTLDFSNSENSFDNKDEDSKLGKADKSTDVSDDFTNSNINNTFQIENRSINTTKPDNVQSPEVKVYDQIVERLATTVKDGKEEISVKLKPDDLGQVEVKLTHTKEGLIAQIKTDQVKTQELLLLNMSQLSDSLSSKGIEVSKVDVVYDSGVQTQLGNGSAQDGQPQHHEANRYALKNENSDPEKLVNDFKYLSEYSSNTLDCLA